The DNA sequence GCTAAAATGCTTCAATGCCCCGCCAATAATGCTCCACCGCTTCCGGTATCGCCACTCTTTCCAGCTACCTGATCAACGATACGTACGCGCCGGGCGGGGCCGATCTGCCGGCCAGCCCGATTCTGTTCTACGCCGGCAATGAGGGCGACATCGAGCTGTTCGCACAAAACACCGGCTTCATGTGGGAGCTGGCGCCGAAGCTGAAGGCGACGCTGCTGTTTGTCGAGCATCGGTTCTATGGCCACTCGCTGCCGTTCGGCAATGCCTCGTACGATTCGCCCAAGAACCTCGGCTACCTGACGTCCGAGCAGGCGCTGGCCGACTTTGCGCTGGTGCTGCGCACGCTAAACCCCCCGAACGGGACCACCCGTGCCCGGCCGGTCATCGCGTTCGGGGGCTCGTACGGCGGCATGCTGGCCGCCTGGATACGCATCAAGTATCCGCACCTGGTGGCGGGAGCGATCGCCGCGTCCGCCCCGGTACGCCAGTTCGCGGGCGTGACCGACTGCGGCATCTTCAACCAGATACTGACGTCCGTCTACCAGGTCGCGTACACGGCCGACTGTGCCGACAACATACGCCGCTCGTGGACCACGCTGCAGAACTACTCGACCAGCGCGGACGGGCTGCGGCTGCTGAACGAAAAGTTCAAATTCTGCACCAACCTGACCAAGGGGACGGACGTCACCGAGACGCTGTTCGACTATCTCACGGACGTGTACGGCAACCTGGCGATGATCAACTATCCCTACCCGTCGAGCTTCCTGGCGCCGGTGCCGGCCTACCCGGTGCGCGAGTTCTGCGGCCGGCTGGCGCAGAACTACACCGGCGTGGAGCTGCTCGACCATCTGCAGTCCGCCCTGTCGATCTACTACAACTACGACGGCAAGGCGGCCTGTCTGAACATCAACTCGTCGTACGACGGGACGGGCATCAGCGACCGGGGCTGGGACTTTCAGGCGTGCACCGAGATGGTGATGCCGATCTGTGCGGACGGCGTGCACGACATGTTCCCGCCACAGCAGTGGAACATGCAGACGTACGCGGACAAGTGCTTCAAGAAGTACGGCGTGCATCCGCGCCCGGCCAACGCGCTGCTCAACTACGGTGGTGAATTTCTCGAGTAAGTTGTAAGACCCGGTGCAAAAGTGTTGCGGCCAGTGTGTCTGCGTAACGTTCTTTAATCGATTAGCGTCTGTTTAAAACACAAATCCGGGGGGTTTCAATCGCATCATTTTCGCTACGTTGAGTTTACACTTTACATTTGCTATAGcattcagttttgttttttaacagCCAGAAACGTTAATTTTTCTGTCcgtggtttggtttgtttgattgttttttttttttttttgtttgtttctgtttttttgcacAGTGCGAGCATTACGAACATCGTCTTCAGCAACGGGCTGCTGGATCCGTGGTCCGGCGGTGGCGTACTGCGCTCGAGCAACGAGAACGTCAAGATTGTGCTCATCCCCGAGGGAGCCCACCATCTCGATCTGCGCGCGTCCAATCCGGCCGATCCGGCATCCGTGACGCGGGCCCGTGCCGTCCACGTGCAGAACATACAGAAGTGGCTGACCGAGTACCGGAAGCAGCGGAAAGTTTACTAAATGGGGGATAggcgagatgttttttttttttttttttttttgcggaatGGATTGGGTTAGGTGGCCGGGAGGACATGTTGTCTCTGCGTACACTGCACGAGCGGTTAGATGATTTTGGAACCGTACAGGGGCGACTGCTTCACGAATTCGTCCAGCTTTGCCTTAAAAATGTCGGACGTGACGGGTGTACCGAGCGTCCAAAGCGGGTTCCGTACGACATACTCAACCCATATCTAGTGATACGACgagaaaaaagagagcaagagcaaACTAATCATGTAGCAAAACCCATTTAACGCACACACCCACTCTTGTTAATAAAGAGATTTCCAGCTAAGAGCTAAACACCTGCCTTCGTGTACACGTTCTGTAGAAACTCCCGGATGCCGGTCGACGTGTTGTCCGTGTTGAGGACGAACTTCAACCCGGACGGTACCTCCAGGTAGTGCAGCGCGTACTTGTTCGTTTTGTAGTAGAGGAAGCCCTCCCTCGGCTCCACCGGTGACACTTTGCTGACGAACGATTTGATCGAGAACAGCATGCCGTACATCAGCTTCGCTTCCTGCAAACGAGAGCGAGTGAGTGGAAGATACACAGTTAGTGCCGATTCCGCTGCGAGACAATACGCCTCCGCCCGCCTTACCTCATCTTTGGTGATGCCCGATTGCTTCAGTCGGTTCCATTCGCCGTAGTACAACAGGGTGCCAAGCTTGTCGAAGATGTACAAATTGTAGATCGTCATCGAGGTGAGGGAAGGAGAGTGTGGTGGGCGGTCTCTCCTGGACGGAAGTGGAGCGACGGTTTTTGTGCGTTCTGTGTGTTATCGCTCGTCCTCCCACGTCGGTTTTTTACTTGCTCTGCTATCAGTCGTTGGGACAGTAGCGTGAGCTCGAGGTAGAATCCGTGGCAAACGGACACACACAGCTACTGACCGAATTTCTGTGCCACGCACTGCACTGATCTGACCTACAAAGACCGcggttctttttctttttctcaggACCAGCTGGTGGGAGCGATCGGATCCGGCTCCAGCTTCCCGGGCCTCGGACcgtttgatttttctttctctctctctgtgaaGATTTTCGTGCTAAAAGTGTATTGTTGTCCGTGAGCAGATGATaatcttgttttgtttagtttaacGATTTGACCCGTTGAACATGGCGAGTGGTTTTTGACGTAAACAAAACCGCTGCATCTCGCTCGTTTTCTCTACCCGTTCTTTGCTTGCCTACAGTGCTCGTTTCGAGGTGAGTTTTTTGTGCCCCGCTGTCTCACTTCACTTCGAACGCTTCGTCCACCATTGTCCATATGCCTTTCGGTGTGTTGGTGACAATTTATACCCGCATCATATATCGAGCTGTGTATGTCTCGCTCGTTGtgtcatgccatctctttcgcACATGTGGACGCATGttatatgtaaacaaactcgTTGGCTGATGTAAATCTGGAGTGCAGaattttgttgataatttgcATCGAAATCGATTGTAGTTTAGTGTAAATGTTACTAATTATACAggtggtccccgagatacacggtacctcttatacgcggattcggagat is a window from the Anopheles merus strain MAF chromosome X, AmerM5.1, whole genome shotgun sequence genome containing:
- the LOC121593978 gene encoding lysosomal Pro-X carboxypeptidase, coding for MTAALWVALIAGLSAAVRDGAATYLYQTKTIDVPIDHFTYTGEATFKLRYLINDTYAPGGADLPASPILFYAGNEGDIELFAQNTGFMWELAPKLKATLLFVEHRFYGHSLPFGNASYDSPKNLGYLTSEQALADFALVLRTLNPPNGTTRARPVIAFGGSYGGMLAAWIRIKYPHLVAGAIAASAPVRQFAGVTDCGIFNQILTSVYQVAYTADCADNIRRSWTTLQNYSTSADGLRLLNEKFKFCTNLTKGTDVTETLFDYLTDVYGNLAMINYPYPSSFLAPVPAYPVREFCGRLAQNYTGVELLDHLQSALSIYYNYDGKAACLNINSSYDGTGISDRGWDFQACTEMVMPICADGVHDMFPPQQWNMQTYADKCFKKYGVHPRPANALLNYGGEFLDASITNIVFSNGLLDPWSGGGVLRSSNENVKIVLIPEGAHHLDLRASNPADPASVTRARAVHVQNIQKWLTEYRKQRKVY
- the LOC121593981 gene encoding trafficking protein particle complex subunit 1, with the protein product MTIYNLYIFDKLGTLLYYGEWNRLKQSGITKDEEAKLMYGMLFSIKSFVSKVSPVEPREGFLYYKTNKYALHYLEVPSGLKFVLNTDNTSTGIREFLQNVYTKIWVEYVVRNPLWTLGTPVTSDIFKAKLDEFVKQSPLYGSKII